In a single window of the Zonotrichia albicollis isolate bZonAlb1 chromosome 23, bZonAlb1.hap1, whole genome shotgun sequence genome:
- the LOC141731544 gene encoding LOW QUALITY PROTEIN: feather keratin Cos2-2-like (The sequence of the model RefSeq protein was modified relative to this genomic sequence to represent the inferred CDS: substituted 2 bases at 2 genomic stop codons), which produces MTWSENYXFYXVSLGRRQCRTAIKGSPSLCSLIHFSHLLLLKNQVSAKPRAMSCCKPCDPCCQPCGPCPLASSCNECCVRQCQSSHVVIEPPAVLVTLPGPILSSSPQNTAVGSSTSAAVGNILSCGGVPISSGGFDISCITNCYGGSRCRPC; this is translated from the exons ATGACCTGGTCAGAAAATTATTAGTTCTACTAAGTGTCactgggcaggaggcagtgcaGGACTGCTATAAAAGGCAGCCCAAGTCTCTGCTCTCTCATCCACTTCTCTCACCTCCTTCTCCTCAAGAATCAGGTGAGTGCAAAGc CCCGAGCCATGTCCTGCTGCAAGCCCTGTGACCcttgctgccagccctgtgggccctgcccgctggccagcagctgcaatgagtgctgtgtcaggcagtgccagagctcccACGTTGTCATTGAGCCgcctgctgtgctggtgaccctgcctgggcccatcctcagctcctccccACAGAACACCGCCGTGGGATcctccacctctgctgctgttggcaACATCCTCAGCTGTGGCGgagtgcccatcagctctgggggcttTGACATCTCCTGCATCACCAACTGCTATGGTGGCAGCAGGTGCCGTCCCTGCTAA